TCCGTCGGCTGCACTGACGTACTTCTGCAGGGCCACTGATTTCAGTTGCACTTGGGTTCCATCCTGCACACAATCATCGCcaccaaaaccaaaagaaaaagatgaaaccAACGACATCGACAGAGCCACTAAGAGAACCAATCGCCGCAGGCGCTAATAGCACAGAAACCCACAAGCATGTCCCCGTTGGGAATTCCATCAAACAGTGAAGGCTTGATCCATCCCTCCACCACCAGCCACCCGCCCAAGTTGACACCCCTCACCTTCGAGAAACCATCAACTAAAACCCAAGCACAATCATAAGAAACAGAGCACCAAAGCGGCAGGCACACGAGACATGGCAGAAAGGCAAGGCCTTTACCTGATGAATGCGACAATCGGAACAGAAGAAGCAAGACCATCAAGAAACCAGATGCAAGCACGCTACAGTGAATCACCTCCATTGTGGTGATCAGAAGACGTGGCCCAACTGGAGACCACAGAGCTCTTAAAGAAGACTTCTTGGACCCCTGGATGAGAAGGAAGGTGGAGGAATTTTGTGGATACCTGCCTTGAGCTCAAGTTTATGCCAAACGGAGCTCTGTAAGCATGTAATTTTTAGGGCATTATCTTGATGGCTTCACAGAACCCCTACCTGACGGGCCATTACCAACCAAAAGCTGTCAAAGGAGCTTCCTTTCGTGGTTTCCTCGCTTCCCCCCCTCCATCTATCTCTTCTCATCTTTGTGCGGAGCGGCGTGAGGCAGTGAATAAAGCGATGGAAGGAATCATCTTTGGAAAGCACATCGTCTTTTAGGAAGAACTTTGTACTTAATCTCCGTCAGTTTTATCATCTTTACCAATGAACTCCAATCACTATTAATATCCTTGGTTGATTGGGACGATGATAATAAggtcatgaaaaatattttagatatttatattttatatatttaaaattttaatatcgtAAATGTTGATCCCAAATCTGAGTAAAAATGATAGAAAATTACGTTAGGTCATTGATGGCTAGCATAAAACTACATCATATCtcataaatatgatatttaatcGATTTAATTAAgacttataatttttattattattattattattatatttttgtatatTTAAAATTAGATAAATTTGTAGAAAAAACTCTTTAAAAGTTTTCTACATAACACTCTTAATTTCAAAGTTTTCACAAATTTGTAGAAAAAACCGTCACCATTGCTATGCCTCCTTCTTGCTTGCATAAGAGCGATGAGGGTCATCGTCATCGAAGTCCCTTCTTGCTTGCATGATCTTCCCTCCCCTTTGCCACTATCATGCTTCCTTGATCGCACGAGAGTGGCGAAACCCATCATGAGAGTGGCGAAACCCATCATTATGTGCCCCCTCATTTCTTGCAAGAGAACAAGACAAATAAGGATAGACCTGATGTGATAGATATGACACAAGGATGATAGCAGACATGGTGCGTGCACGATGTAGGGTGACAGTGATGACGTAAGGGTGGTGTAAGGcgatggtgcaggattaaaatatttttttacgtAACTAGagatagatataaatataaatataaatatatatatatccatatacatatatatacatacatacatatgtgtgTGTTATTTCTATAATTTGTAAGGATAAATCTGTAAAAACACGGATAGATTATATTATCTAAAGTTCATCGGAATCAAACATGAATTGATTCGAAATAAGCATCAACAAGTGTGTCCATCCATCGCATTGACTTCACTTCACCTTTGAGCTCACCCACACTGCCCTGTTGGGGTAGAGAGATTCCCAAGGAGGGGACATGATCACGTTGTCATGTGAGATGCTGATAAGAATGTGTTTCCCACTACGGATTGCAATGCTTGGCTGCAGGTTGCTGTGGATCAACATCTTGGGATTCCTTGTGGACCGCTTTAATTAATTAACATATAACTAAATaatgttataaaaaaatataaagcataaataagaaaataaattgaATATAAATTATCTTATTTTGACGAAGAGAATGCTGAAGGAATTTCTATCCTGATCCGACTAATTATGTAATCAATGTCTTATCTTCCTAATGATTCTCCACAATTTTGAAAGTATTTTTTTGATACTATGAATACTATGATCTTAAATACTATGATCTTCTGCAATAAATTGATTTTTACCTCATCTACATGATCTGAATTGAATCACCATGAAGCTTGGAAACAGACATAAGAATATAGGCATTTAACATATGAAGATATTATATGTACAATCTAAGCAATTTACTATCATCATATACATAGGTTGCAAGAATAACAGTCATTCACTTGAAATGAATGCGAAACCAATAAGACCACCAAAGGACACATATATTACTAATATTTTATACAAGTGAAACATATATTAGTGTAAGTATAAATGTTTTGCTTGTATCATTATGTCTTCAAATGCTTCCAAAAGTGTCCTACATATGTGCAACATATATCAGCATGCTCATAGAAGGCATTTAAGAGCCTCTAACCATCAAAGTCTAAGCAGATTATGCAGAGTCACAGCTAGCAATTCATGCAAGGGGAAACATAAAAGACATTGAAGAACACATTAAAGTCATATGTCAATCTTGCACTGCTAAGAGTTCTCATCAAATTGAGAAGAATAAAGATGTTACCTTTCTTAAATAAATATGAACTCTGCATATACCTTTCACTGGCTGCTTTTATCACCACATAGATGACACACAACATGTCAAGTAAAGGTGGTTTATGCATCATATATATAACTCATTATAtgttttttttgtcttctttagTATCGACCTGCACTCGGTATCACACATCTGTGAACACTGAATCGAAGCCTGTGGAGTAACTCAAGTTTGCAGGTACTGCAAAGAAGTACTGTAAATATGATTGTATTCGGCAATGAATCATCTGGAACAGAAACATACTCTCTAAAAGTAGGAATTGGAGGCATGTTCATATCGAAAGAATTAAAATGAGTTCCTTGAGAAACGATGCACACATTTAAATAGAAGAACCAACTAACATTTCAGGTATTCTGTCAAGGCAGGATAGATTTAGACTTCCTCATATAATCTAGTTTATAGGCAATGCAATTTTGCAGTATAATGTTTTACAACATCCAACTTAGCAGCAAAAACGGAACCAATACGCATCTAATAGATACTCAGTATGTATCACTAGGCACAGATAGATGAGAAGTAAACTACAAGTACAACTGAATAATTAAATAGAATCGATTCGAAGAGAAACACATAGCATGTTGTAGAACCTGATGTATTCATGTAACACATCGAGAATGCTCGCTTGTGGTGCATACTGAATTCCATCACCTAATCAGGTTGTTTAAACTAACATAAACCAAATGGCACCACATTAGCTAAATCAACCATTATGCTTGTCGAGAAAAGAATTAAAAGTTTTTTTCATGGAAATTCAAGTCGAAGCATTATAACAAAGATTAAGGAGGCGACGTAGATGAAATGGGGGCCGAAGACAGTGCCAACCCAACAAAGAATGAAAATTGTAGTCTCATTCACCAATTTTCAAAATAATGAAAGTTAAAGAACCAAGGGTTATTCCATTAATCCTTCACCACTTTGATCCACCCAAAAAAGAGAATTTGTGAGCTTCATTTTTTGCTAATATATATTCAGACTGTTGAGCACTAAATGGTTGATAAGAAAAACCATTTGTTTCCGTGAGGTGCGACACAATGCGCACGAAGTGTTCGTTTCAATTGCCTACAAAACCTATCAGATTTGTATCACAATCACAATGTGCATTTAGAAAGGGAATAACAAGAGAAAACCAAATAAGCAAGCAAAGGTAGGCTAGAGAAGCAAACCCAAGTTTCCTCTACCACCTTCAATGATCATATAGAAGCATCGATGCATCTGACTGATTCAAAAACAAAGATGGACTTAtttccattactgcaaatctGAGTCCTCAGGTGAGGAAGTTCACTTTTGAGCTCCCTCATGATCCATTGATCATACAAACAGAAATCAGCAGCTCCAGAATTGCCTGACACCACTCATGGTATTAAAAGATCCGCAGATGCTACCAACTCAACCCACAACAGATCAAATGCTACATAGGCATGCTATGGATTCTGGCAATCTGCCCATATTTTGAGAAGAGGAACCCTCTTCCGCTGCTAGATAGCGATCTTTCTATGTCGGAATGTCCCTTATCCATAGCCCCTTCGGAGGAATTCCAGTGCTTTACCCTGTTCTTTGGAGAACTCTCTTCCTCAAAGGTCGCGTCTTTCCCTTCCTCATCAATGATGCTCTCTTCCGGTTTGACTCTGCCGAGGATAGAATTCATCAATGGAGTGTCCATTGAAAAGGATCGCCGAACCGGCTGCAATCCGAACGCCCCAACATCGCTTTGCCCTCGCGATCCGGAACTTTCAGGCGGCAGATCGAACGCTTCCGTATGGTAGATCGGAATCCTAATTGCAACAGTGCTCTCCGTTCCTCCTCCGTTTTGCTGCTCCTCCAGAGGTTGGATCGTTATAATGGCAGTCTCGTCAGCAGCAGGGAAGGCGGAGTCCAAGTCCACCGAACCACCGGAGGCAGTGATAGAAACTGCGAGGGCGACGGCGGCTGCGGGGGGCGAGGGTTCACCGTTGGGGTCGACGATGCGAACCCGACAAAGGGGGCAATTAACGTGGGCACGGAGCCAGGTGTCGATGCAGGAGACGTGGAACGCGTGGCCACACCTGGGGAGCAAGCGGACGCGCGCACCGTCGTGGAACTCGCTGAGGCACACGGAGCAGTCGGAGACGCCGTCGAGGATGCCATCACTGGCCCGGTATTCCTCCACCGCGATGGAACCGATGGTGGACTCGTCGAGGCCCACCGTCCGAATGTACCAGACATGGTGGAACGGCTCCCCGTCGCCAACAAaaccgtcatcgtcgtcgtcaccTATGGACGCCGGGCCCGTGGCGGCGACGCGGAGGGggaagcggcagcggcgacgGCGGAGGACGGCGTAGTGTGTGATAGAGAGGAGGAGAACAGCGGCAAAAACAGCGGCGCCGATCATTAGGAGGTTGGCGAGCCGACGGTCGTGTTGGTCATCGGTGTATAGAGGAGGTAGAGGGGAGGGAGGAGGTGTCGGAGGACAACAAGGAGGAAGAGTAGCGGGATGACGGACGATGCTGGCGCTGCCCTCGTCGTCGTCGTGCCTGTGGGGCTCCTTGGATAGGATCCGACGGTAGAGTGCCATCGGAAGGAGAGCTTCCGTACAGTCCCGTGAGAGACAGAGACAGGGTGGGGGGTAGCACAGGAAGTCGTCTGTTTTTGCTTGATAAAGTCAACGTTAGTGTCAGATTACCCACTACTGACACGTGGCGTCCTCTACGTGCATGTGCCGGCGTTCGGTGACGTCGGTGGACTAAGTGGGCCACGTTTCGTCAACATTCCGCACTAACCCGCCTGACCGAACCGCTGACAAAGATGGGCCACATCTCGCCTACGTCACATGAGGTGGGCGGCCACCAAAACTGTGGGTCATATTCTGTAGGGATTTGGGTTTGAGGTGGGACACACAAAATGGAGGCAGCGATTCGCAGAGTAAATCCATGGGTACATATGATTTACCACGTCAGCATTTTGTATTTTTCCTTTTCGACAATTCGTGGTTTATCATTCTCACCTGAGTGACCTACCTTTCTTGTTATTGGAGACAAGCATGGAGCCCACATGGGACCAATGTATTGTTATTAAACGCTTTATTTGATTACGTATTTTGTGTAGACACACATATATACGTATTAGAAGTTAGTTGAATGGACATGGCAAAATTATATACTTATCATAACTCTTTACTACCAAAGTATCCTTTcacttatataaaaattaatattcaaaaaatatatttgtgcCTATATCACCTCTGAATACAATATATTATTATGGAGCATCCAACTTGGCACAAAGTATCTCTCTTTATACACTATATGTccatccaaaataaaaaaaattaaaacacttAATGCTCCAAAGACATCTTATTACATATTATATGCTTACTTAGGATATTACTATCAAAATATCTCATTTATCACAATCAAGTAAGGCATCTCTATGATATATTCGTCAAGCACAAAGTATATAATATTTCTTGATTGGATAAAAAATCTTCttagatataatatttttatctaagACATAGACATCAAGGTGGCTAATGCGTCAAAATGGTTCAAAGCATCCATATGCTTACAATGCACCCACCTATGATTTAAGTATCAATGCGTTCATCTTAGACAGATGTATCAATAGCACTCTAAACCTTTTCTTTAAGCAAACAAAGATTTGATGATGGGAACATCACACTCCAACTTGGATAAGCTAAACCCAGGAAAACCCAATTGAGACTTAACGTATACATTCTAATTAACTTCGAATATAACAAAGTGCCAACTATACTGTAAAGAAAATATTTAGTATATTATATCTGATGACCATGATTATAaaacaaatattatataaattatttttatgtatAGAACTGACTAGATTATATAAGAAGAATCAAATTTCTTTTTAATACTTTTGGTATACTCCTATAGGTGCCACCGAGAATTCTATTGATCGACTGTTCACATAAATAAGCTATAAGGGGATGTACGAGCTAGTCCCCATTAGCCATAGATCTTTCTTCGCCAATTGCCTATGTATAAAAGTCAATCCCCAATATCTGAACAAGAGATCTAATTTAAAAAACTCTATTATTCCCACTCTATAAAGACTAAATTTATCATTATAGGGGTTGATTCGAGAAATCCCCCCAAGTTGACCTCTTATGCAAGGTCCTCGATGAAGTTAAGGCATGCCTCGGCTCACCCCAGAACTCCCAGGAGGCTAGGGCCCATCTTAGTCCAACTCGAAAGTGACATCGAATGTTCAACCTATTAAGAAATCTGATCAGAGCATCACATACGTAGTGgaataacataaaaataaaaaacatagatttttcagaaaaaaagtatctcgtcgttgtgcgaagattggtacgcaaaatcgaaAAACCGTATATATCAAGTGAGATTTGttatatagggagatcgtatattcctgaaaaatttcagatctgTAGAAgcggatgaaagaggtcaactgttctcctctttagcggtgatcgatATGGTAGATacgacaaagacactccttaaatCGCTGTATGATCTTTCTCTCTACATGCACCATatgatcaagaaggggccgacccttcttgctatccacataccCTAAACTAGGGCTTTGGCTAAGGGAGaaaggagagggaggagaataggaggggcaaCTAGGAGATGACTAGCTTATGCCACCTTTCgagccctcctatttatagaggtttctacaacttaaccctaatggatcatgtcaTATTAGGTACTGGATATCTATCCAATCACCCAAGCCTctaagattaatatatatatatatatatatatatatatatatatatatatatatatatatataatctatattTACTCTTATTGGGTCTCACTCAAAAGGTCTAAaaatttaggagcttattggatatccaataagataagagcttcaacggatatctcatatttgagcctctacttgtcgcaacacctaccgTATGTGTGACCTTATAGGTCCAATATCAAGTTTGCcgcgagtcatacttgtcagaacttcttttgattcagtgaattattatcttcacattaattcactcgactcatcgactatggacatactatgTCACTGcaccatagtccctagatgatacaagggatcCAATCCATTGAATCTATCGATCCTCAATTATTGTGTAACTACagtccatcatctatctaatatcttataGACCGTATATTAGGCATAGTGTGCTAGTCATAGTTGTcttgcaagtcaatcacatgagtgatgacacgtgtgacatgacacataatctttttgtttattatattatttgataatttatcattttatattacttattgcatgaatatacatcataaatttgtgcaatgagaatcagatcgtaatgaaattatgataataagatcgattcgtttttaaacataaaccctaaataatctcggtcatatgttactcgagagggacattgagataatcggacagactggtgtattgtatacttgtccatatgattgAGGTAgcttgtctcatagctgctcgcgtggggacactagggctgcaGTACATGTGttaattagagaataagttcacttgtttgatctgctcatggaatgctggatgattgatgatacctcattgttagatagtgattctatCATTCAAATGATGTACCTGGTTCTTACACTTGAGACACTAATGATGTCCTGTATGCGTACTCTactatttgatactagacttatatgattgaaagtttcaaatctagtacaatcgatCATCGAAAGTAGCAGCCAACCTTGagtactattgagtgttgatagagaatcatctgctctcggtatcataagagaaatatctcatgtattcctgctcaaacaaatccttggccaatggCATACAAGTCAACTGGATTGAATTTCCTTGTATCATCtaaggactacgaca
This DNA window, taken from Musa acuminata AAA Group cultivar baxijiao chromosome BXJ3-7, Cavendish_Baxijiao_AAA, whole genome shotgun sequence, encodes the following:
- the LOC103992232 gene encoding RING-H2 finger protein ATL52; the encoded protein is MALYRRILSKEPHRHDDDEGSASIVRHPATLPPCCPPTPPPSPLPPLYTDDQHDRRLANLLMIGAAVFAAVLLLSITHYAVLRRRRCRFPLRVAATGPASIGDDDDDGFVGDGEPFHHVWYIRTVGLDESTIGSIAVEEYRASDGILDGVSDCSVCLSEFHDGARVRLLPRCGHAFHVSCIDTWLRAHVNCPLCRVRIVDPNGEPSPPAAAVALAVSITASGGSVDLDSAFPAADETAIITIQPLEEQQNGGGTESTVAIRIPIYHTEAFDLPPESSGSRGQSDVGAFGLQPVRRSFSMDTPLMNSILGRVKPEESIIDEEGKDATFEEESSPKNRVKHWNSSEGAMDKGHSDIERSLSSSGRGFLFSKYGQIARIHSMPM